GTATTTGTATACAAACAAGAGCTTATGACAGGCACAACCCCAACGACATTTGATCCGGCAGTACCAATGAACCGTGCCCAGTTCGCTACTGTATTGTACCGCCTGGCAGGGGAACCAGAAGTAGAGTATACTCCGAATTTCCCAGATGTACCGGATGGATGGTTCTATTCTGATGCCATCACATGGGCAACGGAAAATGGCATTATTACCGGATATGATGATGGCAATTTTGGAACCCAGGTGAATATCACAAGGGAACAGATCGTAACATTGCTATACCGATATGCTAACTATGTCGGGCTGGACACCTCGCAAAGAGCATCCCTTGACGAATATGTGGATGGAAGCTCAGTAAGTAGTTTCGCGAAGGACGCCATGGAATGGGCGCTTGCAGTTGGCATTATCCAAGGCCAGAACAACCAAGGTATCATTGATCCTCAAGGGGAAGCCGGCCGTGCCGCTGGAGCAACTATCTTTATGCGCTTTATGGAACGGTATCAAATGTAATGCTCTGTAAAAATTTTTGTAATTAAAAATTTATCAGCTGCAACTCAATAAAGTTGCAGCTGATAGTTATTTTATGTATTATATATGAATAATCTGCTTTGTAGTATTTATTATAAAATTTGCTCGAAATTTTTGTTTTTAGTGGTAAATTATGTAATATATGCGAATTGACTGTGGTATAATCTATGCTATAATAAAAATATTGATTTGATTCATAATAGGGTAATTTTTTATCTTTCTATTGTCGAAATATCAAAGAATTTGGAGGAATTTATGAGAAAGTTTATCGCATTAAAACGGTTGATGGCTGGCTTTATCAGCTCAGTTCTGCTGTTTTCTACTGCAATTACAGTTTCTGCAGCGGATTTACAGCAGCCAGTTAGCCAAACTGAGCTTCAGGCACAACAACAAGATGTACAATCCAGGGCGGCTGGCATTCCATATACGGATGTTTCAGAGGCGGATTGGTGTTACGACGCAGTAAAATACATGTACGACCACAATATTATGACAGGGATAAGCCCTACTTTATTTAATCCAGCAGTGGAGATGAACCGTGCCCAGTTTGCTACGGTTTTATACCGTATGGAGGGGTCTCCTGCAATAGAATATACCCCTGTTTTCGCGGATGTTCCAGATGGGACTTTTTATGCTGACGCGGTAACTTGGGCAAACAGGGAAGGTATTATAACAGGCTATGGCAATGGATACTTTGGTACCGAGGTCAATATCACTAGGGAACAGATTGCGACCATCCTATATCGCTACGCTAACTATAAAGGGGTTGATACCTCCTATAAGTTATCGGTCAATCATTTTCCGGATGGCGGCTATGTAAGTGGTTTTTCCAGGGATGCGATTGAATGGACCCTCGCCAACGAGATTATCAAAGGGGAAAACAATCAATCCATCATTAACCCACAAGGGGAAGCTGGCCGTGCGGTAGCAGCAACCATTATCATGCGTTATCTGGCGCCAAGTACTATCATGGTGGAAACAACCGCTTCTATGAGCTATCTCTCCAATAATACTTGGCATGATTTTCATACATCAGCGTCAGCGTACCCGATTGACGGTTTAAAACTGCAAACAGACCCAAGCAAACCTTATTATTTGTATTACCGTACTCTGAACAGTGGGAAAACTTCATTTTATCCAAGGGTAACCAGTATTGAAAACGACTACGCAGGGTATCCGGGAAAACCAATCCGATTGTTGGATATTGAAGCCCGTAGTACCGATAATGGCACCAACCTGCAAACAGGGGCTGTTGTAGTCATGTACCGAGTACATACCGTAGGTGTTGGCTGGTTCCCATGGGTGAGCAACGCTGACCCTGCCTGGATGGAACGGGTAAAACTAAAATTTAATTTGCCAGACAGTATTGATACCGGATCCGATAATGCGGGATTAGAAGGAAATGATATTGACGGGGTTGAAATCCGGATTTTTGAGGAAACAAAATCAAAACTTCCTTCCAGCAACTCCAAAGTAATACAAGCTCCATTTATTTCTCAGTTAGG
This is a stretch of genomic DNA from Clostridium facile. It encodes these proteins:
- a CDS encoding C39 family peptidase; translated protein: MRKFIALKRLMAGFISSVLLFSTAITVSAADLQQPVSQTELQAQQQDVQSRAAGIPYTDVSEADWCYDAVKYMYDHNIMTGISPTLFNPAVEMNRAQFATVLYRMEGSPAIEYTPVFADVPDGTFYADAVTWANREGIITGYGNGYFGTEVNITREQIATILYRYANYKGVDTSYKLSVNHFPDGGYVSGFSRDAIEWTLANEIIKGENNQSIINPQGEAGRAVAATIIMRYLAPSTIMVETTASMSYLSNNTWHDFHTSASAYPIDGLKLQTDPSKPYYLYYRTLNSGKTSFYPRVTSIENDYAGYPGKPIRLLDIEARSTDNGTNLQTGAVVVMYRVHTVGVGWFPWVSNADPAWMERVKLKFNLPDSIDTGSDNAGLEGNDIDGVEIRIFEETKSKLPSSNSKVIQAPFISQLGAYPTGCESVSAVMALNYAGINMSVDTFIDNYLYKTGFPFDPDESFGGDPRSTSGYGCYARVIKKALDQILAGTGYTAKMFNDVPLQELCTQYIDNDIPVIVWGTMEMQPEKLSRTWTYNGRTIYWKTPEHCLLMVGYDDGGYIFNDPLRRQPQTYYGKETVESAYRGMYSQAIVIVKDGTRMESEPAPDFEEPMAPESSAPETTPSMPSEGNPPSQDSSQASSQPAESTPPQESEPVESTPSEVPPEGNTSSEPETSQPEESSSTPEGSSSSSTDPSEGHTQTESSQS